The following coding sequences are from one Granulicella sp. L56 window:
- a CDS encoding cupin domain-containing protein: MFGSDAGVSRRSGQSTSASIRRVSAGAAEGRRRTGAGVSPLRHRNAEGWQSSLEMHETTQAVGAPHEPIGTHLHNELWLVREGTVELMTNGVTRKMVAGDVGICVAGDKHFIKNVGDTTAIYFVVTVGPPE, from the coding sequence TTGTTCGGCAGTGATGCCGGAGTCAGCCGCCGCTCAGGGCAATCTACCAGTGCTTCAATCAGGCGTGTTTCCGCCGGAGCCGCCGAAGGCAGGCGGCGCACAGGAGCGGGTGTCTCGCCATTACGTCACCGGAATGCTGAAGGCTGGCAATCTTCGCTGGAGATGCATGAGACGACGCAGGCCGTGGGTGCTCCGCATGAACCGATTGGAACCCATCTGCACAACGAGCTGTGGCTGGTGCGCGAGGGCACGGTGGAGTTGATGACCAATGGTGTGACCCGCAAGATGGTGGCTGGCGATGTAGGCATCTGCGTCGCAGGGGATAAGCACTTTATCAAGAATGTCGGCGACACAACGGCGATTTACTTTGTGGTGACCGTTGGGCCGCCGGAATAA
- the hpnE gene encoding hydroxysqualene dehydroxylase HpnE: MSDSTRHDVIVAGAGVAGLAAAVALADAGAAVTLLERRPYIGGRAYSYEHLALEETIDSQHVVLGCCTNILDLCNQAGIAGTIRWYDELTFLEPGGRRSLLRPGILPAPAHQAISFLRAPMLTLRDKTAIAAGLARFLRGYPADDSESFASWLKRTGQTDRAIRHFWEPVVVGALNDTFERCSVKYAGKVFHESFLRSAPAGRLGIPTAPLSEFFSPIAELAQRKGVAVKLKSGIDRIQQTPDKRWQVEAGSEIYTASSVILATDFRQTKNMLADLSGSNSAPGGDFGKFMVAPITTVHLWYDRDVVGIDHAVLLDTRIQWMFAKSRIRRWPAERGSYLELVISASWPELEMGREEILSSAIREFELFFPAAKTAKLVKSGVLKEARATFSVTPGLDRFRPKQATQWPGLYLAGDWTATEWPATMEGAVRSGRLAAGALMGDSSRFMAPELPAQGLMRWLSRQ; the protein is encoded by the coding sequence ATGAGCGACTCCACCCGCCACGACGTGATCGTTGCAGGCGCAGGTGTGGCCGGTCTGGCCGCCGCCGTGGCGCTAGCCGACGCGGGCGCAGCGGTCACTCTGCTCGAACGCCGTCCCTACATTGGCGGCCGCGCCTACTCCTACGAGCATCTCGCTCTCGAAGAGACCATCGATTCGCAACACGTCGTCCTCGGCTGCTGCACCAACATCCTTGACCTCTGCAATCAGGCAGGTATCGCGGGCACCATCCGCTGGTACGACGAACTGACCTTCCTCGAACCCGGAGGCCGCCGCAGCCTGTTGCGACCCGGCATCCTTCCCGCGCCCGCACACCAGGCCATCAGCTTCCTGCGCGCTCCTATGCTGACGTTGCGTGATAAGACCGCAATCGCCGCTGGCCTCGCCCGCTTTTTGCGTGGCTATCCGGCTGACGATTCCGAGAGCTTTGCCTCATGGCTCAAGCGCACTGGCCAGACCGACCGTGCCATCCGCCACTTCTGGGAACCCGTCGTCGTCGGCGCGCTCAACGACACCTTTGAGCGCTGCTCAGTGAAGTACGCCGGCAAAGTCTTCCACGAGTCCTTTCTGCGCTCTGCTCCAGCCGGACGGCTCGGCATCCCAACAGCCCCTTTGAGCGAGTTCTTCAGCCCCATCGCCGAACTAGCGCAGCGCAAGGGCGTCGCCGTCAAGCTCAAGTCCGGGATCGACCGCATCCAGCAAACACCGGACAAGCGCTGGCAGGTTGAGGCTGGTAGCGAGATTTACACCGCATCTTCCGTCATCCTCGCGACAGACTTCAGACAGACAAAGAATATGCTCGCTGACCTTAGCGGCTCAAATTCCGCGCCTGGCGGTGATTTCGGCAAATTTATGGTCGCTCCCATCACGACAGTTCACCTCTGGTATGACCGTGACGTTGTTGGCATCGACCACGCCGTGCTCCTTGACACGCGTATCCAGTGGATGTTCGCCAAGTCGCGCATCCGCCGTTGGCCCGCCGAGCGCGGCAGCTATCTCGAGCTGGTCATCAGCGCCTCGTGGCCCGAACTGGAGATGGGAAGGGAAGAGATTCTCTCCTCCGCGATTAGAGAGTTCGAGCTGTTCTTTCCCGCGGCAAAGACCGCAAAACTGGTCAAGAGCGGAGTCCTCAAAGAGGCCCGAGCCACCTTCTCCGTCACACCCGGTCTCGATAGGTTCCGGCCAAAGCAAGCCACCCAATGGCCCGGCCTCTACCTCGCAGGCGACTGGACCGCAACGGAGTGGCCTGCGACCATGGAGGGAGCAGTCCGCAGCGGCAGGCTGGCCGCTGGCGCTCTCATGGGCGACAGCAGCCGCTTCATGGCTCCGGAACTTCCCGCACAGGGACTTATGCGCTGGTTGAGCCGCCAGTAA
- a CDS encoding phytoene/squalene synthase family protein gives MTLAEAYAACRTIARREAKNFYYAFRVLPQHKSDAMCAVYAFMRRADDISDDESLPIEQRRQAMSAWVESWRTARRTGVSDDPVFLALNDTQKCFAIPDTLLEELVQGTTMDLEPQPVAAEAVQTFATFDDLYRYCYLVASVVGLVCIRIFGYTDPRAEKLAEETGIAFQLTNILRDVKEDAERGRVYLPQDWLHEFGLSTERIQALAHGARIESADRAMLYQLGAKAEVYYASADKLLPLVDKDSRAALWVLVTIYHGLLTRIGKLDSDVFSQRASVPTSSKLLTLTQGMAMSLINRVTS, from the coding sequence GTGACCCTTGCCGAAGCCTATGCCGCTTGCCGCACCATAGCGCGGCGAGAGGCCAAGAACTTCTACTACGCCTTCCGTGTGCTGCCCCAGCACAAGAGCGACGCCATGTGCGCCGTCTACGCCTTCATGCGCCGCGCGGACGATATCTCCGACGACGAATCGCTCCCAATCGAGCAGCGCAGGCAGGCCATGAGCGCCTGGGTCGAGTCGTGGCGCACCGCTCGCCGTACTGGAGTCTCCGACGATCCCGTCTTCCTCGCCCTCAACGACACCCAAAAATGCTTTGCCATTCCCGACACTCTGCTCGAAGAGCTGGTGCAGGGAACCACGATGGACCTTGAGCCCCAGCCGGTCGCAGCCGAAGCAGTCCAGACCTTCGCTACCTTCGACGACCTCTACCGCTACTGCTATCTCGTCGCCTCAGTGGTCGGCCTGGTCTGCATCCGCATCTTCGGCTACACCGATCCGCGTGCGGAAAAGCTGGCCGAAGAGACTGGAATCGCATTTCAGTTGACCAACATCCTTCGCGACGTTAAAGAGGACGCAGAGCGCGGACGAGTTTATCTGCCACAGGATTGGTTGCATGAATTCGGACTCAGCACCGAGCGCATCCAGGCGCTTGCTCATGGCGCTCGCATCGAATCAGCTGATCGCGCTATGCTCTACCAGCTTGGTGCAAAGGCCGAAGTTTATTATGCCTCGGCGGATAAGCTGCTACCTCTGGTCGACAAAGACAGCCGCGCCGCGCTCTGGGTGCTCGTCACCATCTATCACGGCCTGCTCACCCGGATCGGCAAGCTCGATAGCGACGTCTTCTCTCAGCGTGCCAGCGTCCCAACTTCATCGAAGCTGTTGACTCTTACCCAGGGCATGGCGATGTCCTTGATCAACCGGGTAACGTCATGA
- the hpnC gene encoding squalene synthase HpnC: protein MTLSEHALLGAPPEYLTPMERPSLAEAQAWCHHLATTHYENFHVATWFLPRKIRPHFESIYAYCRVADDLGDEVDDPEVAMRLLNAWGSMLDECYETPERSMHPVFVALHETVRECGVPRELFSDLLHAFRMDQVKTEYETWHELLEYSRYSANPVGRLVLWVCGYQEESLALLSDKVCTALQLANFWQDVTEDADRGRRYIPAQAMEQFGVEDGQIEGRVFTPEFAAMIESLVAGTRAMLHDGGVISSHVDKELAVTLDLFRKGGDAILDGITAENFDVLRGRPVVSKVKKLGLLAGALIAKIRAGLTT, encoded by the coding sequence ATGACCCTGTCAGAACACGCGCTGCTGGGCGCACCCCCCGAGTACCTCACTCCGATGGAGCGTCCCTCCCTGGCCGAGGCGCAAGCATGGTGCCACCACCTCGCCACGACCCACTACGAAAACTTCCACGTCGCCACCTGGTTTCTGCCGCGTAAGATCAGACCGCACTTTGAGAGTATCTATGCCTATTGTCGCGTAGCCGACGATCTTGGCGACGAGGTCGACGATCCCGAGGTCGCCATGCGCCTGCTCAACGCCTGGGGCTCCATGCTCGACGAGTGCTACGAGACGCCCGAGCGCTCCATGCATCCCGTCTTTGTCGCCTTGCATGAAACCGTGCGCGAGTGCGGCGTTCCCCGTGAGCTATTCTCCGATCTTCTCCACGCCTTCCGCATGGACCAGGTGAAGACCGAGTACGAGACCTGGCACGAGCTTCTGGAATACTCCCGCTACTCCGCCAACCCGGTCGGACGGTTGGTGCTGTGGGTCTGCGGATATCAGGAAGAGTCGCTCGCCCTCCTTTCAGACAAGGTCTGCACAGCGCTGCAACTGGCCAACTTCTGGCAGGATGTTACCGAGGACGCCGACCGCGGCAGGCGCTACATTCCTGCGCAGGCGATGGAGCAGTTTGGCGTGGAAGATGGCCAGATTGAGGGCCGCGTCTTCACCCCGGAGTTCGCCGCGATGATCGAGAGCCTTGTAGCCGGAACCCGCGCCATGCTGCATGACGGCGGCGTGATCAGCTCCCACGTCGACAAGGAGCTCGCAGTCACGCTCGACCTCTTTCGCAAGGGCGGCGACGCTATTCTTGACGGCATCACGGCAGAAAACTTCGATGTGCTGCGCGGCAGGCCCGTCGTCTCCAAGGTAAAGAAGCTGGGGCTGCTGGCCGGGGCACTGATCGCCAAGATAAGGGCGGGGCTTACGACGTGA
- a CDS encoding zinc-binding dehydrogenase, translating into MTAAVLYGKQDLRLEKVAVPRPAEGELLVRVAAALTCGTDLKVYRRGYHARMLKPPIRFGHELAGIVEEVGSGVTKFRKGDRVVALNSAPCDACFFCTHGQQNLCEDLLFNNGAYAEFIRVPARIVEKNTLLIPDDVPFEHAALTEPLACVIRGLEESGAKSGDTMIVIGAGPIGLMFMHVAEIAGVNVIAVVKREDQIAAAKLFGASSVLQISAVDDVVAAARALTPQGRGADIVIEAVAIPTTWEWAVDMVRKGGLVNFFGGPPSGTKVQLDTNRLHYGDITLKASFHHTPATCRTAFELVTSHRFKCADYITGRVGLTDVPAVFARMMDRSGSTREIKTAVFPSGVPK; encoded by the coding sequence ATGACAGCGGCGGTGTTGTACGGTAAGCAGGACCTGCGATTGGAGAAGGTGGCAGTCCCGCGCCCGGCAGAGGGAGAGCTGCTTGTCCGCGTCGCGGCGGCGCTGACCTGCGGTACCGATCTCAAGGTCTACCGCCGGGGCTACCACGCCCGGATGCTGAAGCCGCCGATCCGCTTCGGCCATGAGCTAGCCGGTATCGTCGAGGAAGTCGGCTCCGGCGTGACAAAATTCCGCAAGGGAGACAGGGTCGTCGCCTTGAACTCTGCGCCCTGCGATGCCTGTTTCTTCTGCACCCACGGCCAACAGAACCTCTGCGAAGACCTCCTGTTCAATAACGGCGCTTACGCCGAGTTCATCCGCGTCCCGGCTCGCATCGTCGAAAAGAATACCCTGCTCATCCCCGACGATGTTCCATTCGAGCACGCCGCGCTCACCGAGCCTCTGGCCTGTGTCATTCGCGGCCTCGAGGAGAGCGGAGCCAAATCCGGCGACACCATGATTGTCATTGGTGCAGGCCCCATTGGCCTGATGTTCATGCACGTCGCCGAGATTGCCGGTGTCAACGTCATCGCCGTCGTCAAGCGCGAAGACCAGATCGCTGCCGCAAAGTTGTTCGGGGCCTCCAGCGTCCTGCAAATCTCAGCGGTAGACGATGTAGTCGCAGCAGCGCGCGCCCTTACCCCCCAAGGCCGCGGTGCCGATATCGTCATCGAGGCCGTAGCCATCCCCACCACCTGGGAGTGGGCCGTCGACATGGTCCGCAAAGGCGGTCTCGTCAACTTCTTTGGTGGCCCGCCCAGCGGCACCAAGGTGCAACTCGATACCAACCGCCTGCACTACGGCGACATTACCCTCAAAGCCAGCTTCCACCACACCCCCGCCACTTGCCGTACCGCGTTCGAGCTGGTCACCAGCCACCGTTTCAAGTGCGCGGACTACATCACCGGCCGCGTCGGGCTTACCGATGTCCCCGCCGTCTTCGCCCGCATGATGGACCGCAGCGGAAGCACGCGTGAAATCAAGACCGCCGTCTTTCCGTCCGGGGTGCCCAAATGA
- a CDS encoding ABC transporter permease has translation MPFVSPEVFAKEKIAAVQDYALLSWHAVSNMFSRPRYWPDIFTQMDSIGFGSLPIVVLTGFFTGCVLALQSATSLQAFGAISMTGNLVALSMVKELGPVLTGLMISGRNASGMASELGSMKVTEQIDAMRALGTDPIRKLVTPRLYATVFMLFFLTIVADAVGIAGGALVSVTLLGLNASSYFHTSYRALAYGDVVQGLTKPLFSGFIIATVGCYFGLKTKGGTQGVGRSTTQAVVVSSVFIIIVDFIVSRAMIGIFGR, from the coding sequence ATGCCCTTCGTCTCCCCAGAGGTCTTCGCCAAAGAAAAGATTGCCGCCGTTCAAGACTACGCGCTGCTCTCGTGGCATGCGGTCTCGAATATGTTCTCGCGTCCGCGGTATTGGCCGGACATCTTCACACAGATGGACTCGATCGGCTTTGGCTCGCTGCCAATCGTCGTGCTCACCGGCTTCTTTACGGGTTGCGTGCTGGCACTGCAATCGGCCACATCGCTGCAGGCGTTTGGCGCAATCAGCATGACCGGCAATCTGGTCGCGCTTTCGATGGTCAAGGAGCTTGGCCCCGTCCTTACGGGACTGATGATCTCCGGGCGGAATGCTTCTGGAATGGCCTCGGAGCTCGGCTCGATGAAGGTGACCGAGCAGATCGATGCCATGCGAGCGCTAGGAACCGATCCGATCCGGAAACTGGTGACGCCGCGGCTTTACGCTACCGTCTTCATGCTCTTTTTTCTCACGATCGTGGCTGACGCCGTTGGGATCGCGGGCGGAGCACTGGTCAGTGTGACGCTGTTGGGATTGAACGCGTCCAGCTACTTCCATACCTCGTACCGCGCGCTGGCCTACGGCGACGTGGTGCAGGGGCTTACTAAGCCGCTCTTTTCAGGGTTCATCATTGCCACGGTCGGCTGCTACTTCGGGCTGAAGACCAAGGGTGGAACCCAGGGTGTTGGCCGCTCGACCACCCAAGCCGTCGTGGTGTCGTCGGTCTTCATCATCATCGTCGACTTTATCGTCAGCCGAGCCATGATCGGCATCTTTGGCCGGTGA
- a CDS encoding ABC transporter ATP-binding protein, which translates to MPKDLANAELSSNRGDADPAGPVVAYNDVSISFDGKPVLEKISFTVQRAETRIILGPAGCGKSVLMKLANGLLRPDSGTIEVFGQEITTMSEKDLFKLRARIGMVFQESALFDSLSVEDNVAYRLHEDGVPEEEAHKRVVEALQFVELEQAIAKFPSELSGGMRRRVSIARAIISSPDLILYDSPTGGLDPITSTTIIELVVKQRDVSHTTSLLITHRLQDAFVLARNRFNPKTGKMELIPNNGIDDSTKFLVLNEGKVVFDGTTEALVHSTDPWLKEYIS; encoded by the coding sequence ATGCCCAAAGACCTCGCCAACGCAGAGCTGTCATCGAACCGGGGCGATGCCGATCCGGCTGGGCCTGTGGTCGCCTATAACGATGTTTCCATCAGCTTCGACGGAAAGCCGGTACTCGAGAAAATCTCCTTTACCGTGCAGCGAGCGGAGACGCGCATCATTTTAGGCCCGGCGGGCTGCGGCAAGTCTGTTTTGATGAAGCTTGCCAACGGGCTGCTCCGCCCGGACTCGGGAACAATCGAGGTGTTTGGGCAGGAGATTACGACAATGTCCGAGAAGGACTTGTTCAAGCTGCGCGCGCGCATCGGCATGGTCTTTCAGGAGTCGGCGCTGTTCGATTCTCTCTCAGTGGAGGACAACGTCGCCTATCGGCTCCACGAAGATGGTGTTCCAGAGGAAGAGGCCCATAAACGCGTGGTCGAAGCGCTGCAGTTTGTCGAACTGGAGCAGGCCATCGCCAAGTTTCCGTCGGAGCTTTCGGGTGGAATGCGCCGTCGTGTCTCCATCGCCCGCGCTATTATCTCCAGCCCGGACCTGATTCTCTATGACTCACCCACCGGCGGCCTCGACCCGATCACATCGACCACCATCATCGAGCTGGTGGTGAAGCAGCGCGATGTCTCGCACACGACCTCGCTGCTGATTACCCATCGGCTGCAAGATGCCTTCGTGCTGGCCAGAAATCGCTTCAACCCGAAGACGGGCAAAATGGAGCTGATTCCCAATAATGGGATCGACGACAGCACCAAATTTCTGGTTCTGAATGAGGGAAAAGTGGTCTTTGACGGCACGACCGAAGCGCTCGTTCACAGCACAGACCCCTGGCTCAAGGAATATATTTCCTGA
- a CDS encoding flavin reductase family protein: MEDATARQTYNLLIGLVAPRPIAWVTSMNEEGRLNAAPFSAYNYLCIDPPIIGIGVTDRPTGGFVPKDTARNIRRTGEFVVNVVTEDLIHQMNICATDFSPEFNELEMAGLTTAPSQVVKVPRIEQAHAALECREYTTMEIGRSRIILGRVVAMYIEDKFVDPAGPYVRSEELHAVGRMNGLGSYVKTRDSFLTVPRISYEEWKQGKR; this comes from the coding sequence ATGGAAGACGCTACCGCGCGACAGACCTACAATCTGCTCATCGGTCTGGTAGCGCCACGGCCAATCGCTTGGGTGACAAGCATGAACGAGGAGGGCAGACTTAACGCCGCTCCCTTCAGCGCATATAACTACCTGTGCATCGATCCGCCGATTATAGGAATCGGTGTGACCGACCGTCCGACCGGCGGCTTCGTCCCCAAGGATACGGCGCGGAATATCCGCCGCACCGGCGAGTTTGTCGTCAATGTTGTGACCGAAGACCTCATTCACCAGATGAACATCTGCGCGACAGATTTTTCCCCCGAGTTCAACGAGTTGGAGATGGCAGGATTAACCACTGCGCCCTCCCAGGTGGTAAAAGTGCCGCGCATCGAACAGGCACACGCCGCTCTTGAGTGTAGGGAGTACACCACCATGGAGATCGGCAGGTCGCGCATTATCCTTGGCAGGGTCGTCGCCATGTACATCGAAGACAAATTTGTCGATCCCGCTGGCCCCTACGTCCGATCCGAAGAACTTCACGCCGTGGGGCGCATGAATGGCCTGGGATCGTATGTCAAAACGCGGGATTCCTTCTTAACCGTGCCGCGCATCTCGTACGAAGAATGGAAACAGGGAAAGCGCTGA
- a CDS encoding septum formation initiator family protein encodes MARSSTTGVEAKRSSTVVRLYQRIHGGWRKIATGAAAVLALAMAYHVIFGQNGLTVYQQKRQETQVLAKQLQTLQQENDLMKGHVDRLQNDPNAIEHQAREELHYTRPGEVIYTLPPDTASKDAANQGSPAKP; translated from the coding sequence ATGGCTCGTTCCAGCACAACAGGCGTAGAGGCAAAACGGTCGAGCACCGTCGTGCGCCTTTACCAGCGAATTCACGGCGGATGGCGGAAGATTGCTACCGGCGCCGCTGCGGTGCTTGCGCTTGCAATGGCCTACCATGTGATCTTTGGCCAGAACGGCCTGACCGTCTATCAGCAGAAGCGTCAGGAGACGCAGGTGCTGGCCAAGCAATTGCAGACTCTACAGCAGGAAAACGATCTAATGAAGGGGCACGTCGACCGCTTGCAGAATGACCCCAATGCGATCGAGCACCAGGCCCGCGAAGAGCTGCACTACACGCGGCCCGGCGAGGTCATCTATACGCTCCCTCCTGATACTGCATCGAAAGACGCGGCCAATCAGGGTAGCCCTGCAAAGCCTTAG
- a CDS encoding biotin transporter BioY yields MPMQPITSSHFGLIEGAKPLHETLPGRAVLAVAATLFVAACAHVSIPLFFTPVPMTLQTFAVILIGMVLGPVAGFSTMVLYLAEGAAGLPVFSSAGPGGIAHLLGPNAGFLFAYPLAAAAAGWLVRSMPRAVSRFSNAVIAGIGSSIITFALGAGWLAHLLHLGSTATWSLAVAPFLAGEAIKITAAAGIFSSMQRWRRS; encoded by the coding sequence ATGCCCATGCAACCCATCACCTCTTCTCACTTTGGCCTGATCGAAGGCGCCAAGCCGCTGCATGAGACACTGCCGGGCCGGGCGGTTCTGGCTGTTGCCGCCACCCTGTTTGTGGCTGCCTGCGCGCATGTGTCGATCCCACTCTTCTTCACGCCAGTCCCGATGACGCTGCAGACGTTCGCCGTCATCCTTATTGGTATGGTCCTTGGGCCGGTCGCAGGCTTCTCGACGATGGTCCTCTATCTCGCCGAAGGCGCTGCGGGACTTCCTGTGTTCAGCTCAGCCGGCCCTGGCGGCATCGCCCATCTGCTTGGCCCCAACGCTGGCTTCCTGTTTGCCTACCCGCTAGCCGCAGCCGCGGCGGGATGGCTGGTGCGCTCCATGCCACGCGCCGTATCGCGCTTCAGCAACGCGGTCATCGCCGGGATCGGCTCCAGCATCATCACCTTCGCCCTTGGCGCAGGCTGGCTGGCACATCTTCTGCACCTCGGCAGCACGGCTACATGGAGCCTTGCCGTCGCCCCGTTCCTCGCGGGCGAGGCCATTAAGATCACTGCTGCCGCTGGAATCTTCAGCTCGATGCAGAGGTGGCGACGCTCTTAG
- a CDS encoding MqnA/MqnD/SBP family protein produces the protein MTTTNTAIQEINIAHSPDSDDAFMFYGLATNKIRVPGYKFNHTLTDIETLNHRAINEAFYDVTAISFHAYPYLQEKYTLMACGGSVGEGYGPMIVSPRKLTLDEVKKTRIAVPGTLTTAYLALKLFAPEIETAVVPFDKIIPAVVSGEFDAGLIIHEGQLTYANDGLVKLLDLGQWWRDETGLPLPLGGNAIRRSFSQETLLTTTNALRDSIQHALDHREEALEYAMQFARDLDPALANRFVGMYVNERTLNYGEDGKVAIRKLLDMGFDRGIIPIRANVDFVG, from the coding sequence ATGACTACCACGAACACTGCAATTCAAGAGATCAATATCGCCCACAGCCCTGACTCCGACGACGCCTTCATGTTCTATGGCCTGGCCACCAACAAGATCCGCGTACCCGGCTACAAGTTCAACCACACGCTCACCGATATTGAGACCCTGAACCACCGCGCCATCAACGAGGCCTTCTATGATGTCACCGCCATCTCGTTCCACGCCTATCCCTACCTGCAGGAGAAGTACACCCTGATGGCGTGTGGCGGCAGTGTCGGCGAAGGCTATGGACCGATGATCGTCTCTCCGCGCAAGCTGACGCTCGACGAGGTGAAGAAGACGCGCATCGCCGTTCCCGGAACGCTCACCACGGCGTACCTCGCGCTGAAACTCTTCGCGCCCGAGATCGAGACTGCGGTCGTGCCATTCGACAAGATTATTCCCGCCGTGGTCTCAGGCGAGTTCGACGCGGGCCTCATCATCCACGAGGGACAGTTGACCTATGCCAACGATGGCCTGGTCAAGCTGCTCGATCTTGGCCAGTGGTGGCGCGACGAGACCGGGCTTCCCTTGCCGCTTGGAGGCAATGCCATTCGCCGCTCGTTCAGCCAGGAGACGCTGTTGACCACAACGAACGCCCTGCGCGACAGCATCCAACATGCTCTCGACCATCGCGAAGAGGCGTTGGAATACGCGATGCAGTTCGCACGCGATCTAGACCCCGCGCTGGCCAATCGCTTTGTCGGCATGTACGTCAACGAGCGCACGCTGAACTATGGCGAGGATGGCAAAGTGGCGATCCGCAAGCTGCTGGATATGGGCTTCGACCGCGGCATCATTCCAATTCGCGCGAATGTAGATTTTGTTGGCTAA
- a CDS encoding TIR domain-containing protein: MNNKSLNKNDTVVASGGAEFPKHSLKAAIRVAQALENKNSGNPMPPTDVAIAIEKSPGSSDFRMLLSSSIKYGLTTGSFNQSKITLTELSRDIVAPTSDGSKNKALLRSAFMPSLFQSIFASYKGKKVPDMQFFQNALVRDFGVSKDQAARCAAIFYENAEYLGLIRQATTGKWLASEPSVTEQDEQSEADGAAIGERGNASQTGEDSQQQSQVEQRTPPAAKNAIFIGHGKNRTPLEQLEKFLIEYKIPNKVVVDEPNKGRPISQKVADSMNECGAAIIIFTADEEFKDLNGQTIFRPSENAIFELGAASALYGSRVIIFKEAGVTFPTNFRDIGYIEFEKNRLDAKVSELFRELIAFKLITVTVA; this comes from the coding sequence ATGAATAACAAGTCTCTGAACAAAAACGATACCGTGGTCGCGAGCGGCGGTGCTGAATTTCCTAAGCATTCTCTGAAAGCCGCTATTCGCGTCGCGCAAGCGCTTGAAAACAAGAACAGCGGCAATCCGATGCCCCCCACTGACGTCGCAATAGCCATTGAGAAGAGCCCTGGGAGCTCGGATTTTAGAATGCTTCTCTCGTCATCGATCAAGTACGGACTTACGACCGGAAGCTTCAACCAATCCAAGATCACGCTAACCGAACTATCGAGAGACATAGTCGCGCCGACTTCAGACGGGAGCAAGAACAAGGCTCTCCTGAGGTCAGCGTTCATGCCGTCACTCTTTCAAAGCATTTTCGCTTCTTACAAAGGGAAGAAAGTTCCCGACATGCAGTTTTTTCAAAATGCGCTGGTGCGGGACTTCGGCGTCTCGAAGGATCAGGCAGCTCGATGCGCTGCTATTTTTTATGAAAACGCGGAATACCTCGGGCTAATCCGCCAAGCCACGACCGGTAAGTGGTTGGCTTCCGAGCCATCTGTGACCGAACAGGACGAGCAGAGCGAAGCAGACGGGGCGGCCATAGGCGAAAGGGGCAACGCCAGCCAAACGGGAGAGGACTCTCAGCAGCAATCGCAGGTAGAACAGAGAACACCGCCAGCTGCCAAGAATGCAATATTCATCGGGCACGGAAAGAACCGCACACCACTTGAGCAACTTGAAAAATTCCTGATTGAGTACAAGATTCCGAACAAGGTGGTCGTCGATGAGCCGAATAAGGGACGCCCAATATCGCAAAAGGTGGCGGATTCTATGAATGAATGCGGAGCGGCGATCATCATATTCACGGCTGATGAGGAGTTCAAGGACCTGAATGGCCAAACCATCTTCCGGCCTAGCGAGAACGCCATCTTCGAACTAGGGGCGGCCAGCGCCCTATACGGCTCCCGCGTCATCATCTTCAAGGAAGCCGGCGTAACTTTCCCCACAAATTTCCGAGACATTGGTTACATCGAATTTGAAAAGAACCGGCTGGATGCGAAGGTCAGCGAACTGTTCCGCGAGTTAATCGCGTTCAAACTGATCACGGTGACGGTCGCGTAA
- a CDS encoding helix-turn-helix domain-containing protein, which produces MAAEHVIDFDRGTGKSLIREDAGSQFEVHRRKPPQRATVATEDKLLVSREEAAQLLSISQRALDYLVASKRLPTRRIGGRVLIPMADLRKYARCDHPERIVS; this is translated from the coding sequence ATGGCGGCAGAGCATGTCATTGACTTCGACAGAGGGACAGGCAAGTCATTAATACGGGAAGACGCTGGTTCGCAATTTGAAGTTCATCGCCGGAAACCTCCGCAACGCGCTACTGTGGCGACTGAAGACAAGCTGCTGGTGAGCCGCGAAGAGGCCGCGCAGCTTCTTTCCATCAGCCAACGTGCGCTGGACTATCTCGTGGCGTCGAAGCGACTGCCTACGCGGAGGATCGGGGGCCGCGTCCTAATTCCGATGGCGGACCTACGGAAGTATGCTCGCTGCGACCATCCCGAGCGAATCGTGAGTTGA